One genomic segment of Acomys russatus chromosome 6, mAcoRus1.1, whole genome shotgun sequence includes these proteins:
- the LOC127190884 gene encoding 60S ribosomal protein L37a-like — MAKRAKKVGIVGKYGAHYGASLRKMVKKIKISQHAKYTCSFCGKTKMKRRAVGIWHCGPCTVAGGAWTYNTTSAITVKSAIRRLKELRSATV, encoded by the coding sequence ATGGCTAAACGCGCCAAGAAGGTCGGGATAGTCGGGAAATACGGGGCCCACTATGGTGCCTCCCTCCGgaaaatggtgaagaaaattaaaatcagccAGCACGCCAAGTACACTTGCTCCTTCTGTGGCAAGACCAAGATGAAGAGACGAGCCGTTGGCATCTGGCACTGTGGTCCCTGCACAGTGGCTGGTGGGGCCTGGACCTACAATACCACTTCTGCCATCACAGTGAAGTCTGCCATCAGAAGACTCAAGGAACTGAGAAGTGCTACCGTTTGA